In Streptomyces sp. NBC_01707, a genomic segment contains:
- a CDS encoding MFS transporter yields MDASHGKAASPFKQPKAVWAVAFACVISFMGIGLVDPILPALADSLHASPSQVSLLFSSYLIVTAVAMLFVGWVSSHLGAKRTLVIGLAIIVVFAALAGTSGSINGIVGFRAGWGLGNALFIATSLAVIVASASGGFGGAIILYETALGLGIAVGPLLGGELGGISWRGPFFGVAALMAVALVATLAFVPSLPKPKRPVSPIAPLKALRHRGLLTMGIMALLYNWGFFTMLGYAPYPMELDAHELGLVFTGWGLLVAAFSVFFAPRLQARFGTAPVLYANLLGLGIVMAIIAAGVSTPTVVIVAVIVSGAFIGINNTLTTQAVMLVSPVERPVASSAYGFLRFIGGGLAPFAAGKLADATDLSVPFWLGAATFLLAIPVLASGHSLLRQAETHTGDSEPATPSLTPVGIPAPASEAPPVIVAVSSHDKAAAIVDAAARLARDTGSPLEVVHVQQTVVVEELAVDTETTDQARAAVTAHLDRLAAHGIAASGQILTSIGNHAAAGRALAQHAADVHARAVAVGHSPRGPLTQFADGSFTSALTHAATCTVALIGPDHTPRHLTMDTLAELRNSAVRGS; encoded by the coding sequence ATCTCGTTCATGGGCATCGGGCTGGTCGACCCGATCCTGCCCGCCCTGGCCGACAGCCTGCACGCCTCACCGAGCCAGGTCTCCCTGCTGTTCAGCAGCTACCTGATCGTGACCGCGGTCGCCATGCTGTTCGTCGGCTGGGTCTCCAGCCATCTCGGCGCCAAGCGCACTTTGGTCATAGGTCTTGCCATCATCGTCGTCTTCGCCGCCCTGGCGGGCACGAGCGGCTCCATCAACGGCATCGTCGGCTTCCGCGCCGGCTGGGGTCTGGGCAATGCGCTGTTCATCGCGACCTCGCTGGCCGTCATCGTCGCCTCCGCCAGCGGCGGCTTCGGTGGCGCGATCATCCTGTACGAGACCGCTCTCGGCCTCGGCATCGCCGTCGGCCCGCTGCTGGGCGGCGAGTTGGGCGGTATCAGCTGGCGCGGTCCGTTCTTCGGCGTCGCCGCACTCATGGCCGTCGCGCTGGTGGCCACGCTCGCCTTCGTGCCTTCGCTCCCCAAGCCGAAGCGCCCCGTCTCACCCATCGCTCCGCTCAAGGCGCTCCGTCACCGCGGGCTGCTGACCATGGGCATCATGGCCCTGCTGTACAACTGGGGCTTCTTCACCATGCTGGGCTACGCCCCCTACCCCATGGAACTCGACGCCCATGAGCTCGGCCTGGTGTTCACAGGCTGGGGCCTGCTCGTGGCCGCCTTCAGCGTGTTCTTCGCCCCGCGCCTGCAGGCGCGGTTCGGCACCGCTCCGGTCCTGTACGCGAACCTGCTGGGCCTCGGCATCGTGATGGCCATCATTGCCGCCGGAGTCAGCACACCCACCGTGGTGATCGTGGCCGTCATCGTCAGCGGCGCCTTCATCGGCATCAACAACACCCTGACCACCCAGGCCGTCATGCTCGTCTCCCCCGTCGAGCGTCCCGTCGCCTCCTCCGCCTACGGCTTCCTGCGCTTCATCGGCGGCGGCCTGGCCCCCTTCGCCGCCGGCAAGCTCGCCGACGCCACCGATCTGAGCGTCCCGTTCTGGCTCGGCGCTGCCACCTTCCTCCTCGCCATCCCGGTCCTGGCCAGTGGCCACAGCCTGCTGCGCCAGGCCGAGACGCACACCGGCGACTCCGAGCCCGCGACGCCGTCACTCACCCCTGTGGGCATCCCGGCCCCCGCAAGTGAAGCGCCTCCCGTCATCGTCGCCGTAAGCTCCCACGACAAGGCCGCTGCCATCGTCGACGCCGCGGCCCGGCTCGCTCGCGACACGGGCAGCCCTCTCGAGGTCGTCCACGTCCAACAGACCGTCGTGGTCGAGGAACTGGCCGTCGACACCGAGACCACCGACCAGGCACGCGCCGCCGTCACCGCCCACCTCGACCGGCTCGCCGCCCACGGCATCGCCGCCAGCGGCCAGATCCTCACCAGCATCGGCAACCATGCCGCCGCCGGCCGCGCCCTCGCCCAGCACGCCGCAGACGTGCACGCCCGGGCCGTCGCGGTCGGACACTCACCGCGCGGCCCGCTCACCCAGTTCGCCGACGGAAGCTTCACCAGCGCCCTCACCCATGCCGCCACCTGCACGGTCGCCCTCATCGGGCCCGACCACACGCCGCGGCACCTGACCATGGACACCCTGGCAGAACTGCGCAACAGCGCGGTCCGAGGGAGTTGA